In Pseudomonas nunensis, a single window of DNA contains:
- a CDS encoding lysozyme inhibitor LprI family protein produces the protein MDCTKAASTVEKTICASAALYELDSQMGGVYRSLVRATPQAQAELKTAQRIWLKTRDQCAADVDCLDQRYRERLQSLQKQLSETVAYQPVEIDRLVLEDLRQAIQTANKTDPEFPLERALDSFAIKTGTTTFSNVADDDNAFEEAHFPKIIPVGVAQDEWQALTASKVESAGENGNSSYTLMDLDGDGLRDLVVDTYSGGTGLFSYIETFRRTGDVFVRRTGTADSDSSSESSLFSLNGRGANQSVYWINVRGRVYAAYRNSYYGVDQLYLLDPLKITGAVPIVSVNYRYQLSVPKTQKDDASGTSIKLDAVLHKALIQALVNVSTTEAKDVGDQRTPLCPIPPAGEGDGAYYSYGPGHYSFEIVGDTSVVIAGQCYIGRLMDWFGGYSAKDGLYAQLDVRKPDLESAEHSYTVNGRRRMTGVTTSIGKFEGDNGG, from the coding sequence ATGGACTGTACAAAAGCGGCAAGCACCGTTGAGAAAACTATCTGCGCGAGTGCGGCGCTGTATGAACTGGATAGTCAGATGGGAGGGGTTTACCGCAGTTTGGTGAGGGCCACTCCCCAGGCACAGGCTGAACTGAAGACAGCCCAACGCATCTGGCTGAAAACGCGTGATCAGTGTGCCGCCGATGTGGATTGTCTCGATCAGCGTTACCGTGAGCGTCTTCAGTCACTGCAAAAGCAATTGAGTGAGACGGTCGCCTACCAGCCAGTTGAAATCGACAGGTTGGTACTAGAAGACTTGAGACAAGCTATACAGACGGCCAACAAAACTGATCCAGAGTTTCCGTTGGAACGGGCACTTGATTCTTTTGCCATTAAGACGGGCACCACGACTTTTTCAAACGTGGCGGATGACGATAACGCCTTTGAAGAAGCGCATTTCCCGAAGATTATTCCCGTGGGTGTCGCCCAGGACGAGTGGCAGGCCCTCACCGCCTCTAAAGTTGAGAGCGCAGGTGAGAACGGAAATAGCTCATATACCTTGATGGACCTGGACGGTGATGGGTTGCGCGATCTTGTCGTCGACACCTACTCAGGTGGCACCGGATTGTTTTCTTATATAGAAACGTTTCGCCGGACTGGAGACGTATTTGTCAGGAGAACAGGTACTGCCGATTCTGACTCCAGTTCTGAGAGCTCTCTTTTTTCTCTCAATGGTCGCGGTGCGAACCAGTCCGTCTACTGGATAAACGTACGTGGTCGTGTTTATGCCGCCTACCGAAATAGCTACTACGGTGTTGATCAGCTCTACCTTCTTGATCCGCTGAAGATTACTGGTGCGGTTCCTATTGTGAGCGTCAATTACCGCTATCAACTGTCTGTGCCCAAGACTCAAAAAGATGATGCCAGCGGTACCAGCATTAAGCTGGATGCGGTGCTACATAAAGCACTGATTCAGGCATTGGTCAACGTGAGCACAACCGAAGCGAAAGATGTCGGTGATCAGCGCACTCCTCTGTGCCCCATTCCTCCAGCAGGAGAGGGTGATGGTGCTTACTACAGTTATGGCCCGGGGCACTACAGCTTCGAAATTGTCGGAGATACGTCTGTTGTGATTGCAGGGCAGTGCTATATCGGAAGATTGATGGACTGGTTTGGTGGGTACAGCGCCAAGGATGGACTGTATGCGCAGCTCGACGTGCGAAAACCAGACCTGGAAAGTGCCGAACACAGTTATACGGTCAACGGGCGACGTCGTATGACCGGTGTAACCACCTCGATTGGCAAGTTTGAAGGAGACAATGGTGGCTAG
- a CDS encoding tetratricopeptide repeat-containing response regulator, with protein MLSYHQKSFLIVDDFSDFRSSVRSMLRELGIKDVDTADTGEQALRMCAQKSYDFILQDFHLGDGKKNGQQVLEDLMIEKLISHESVFVMVTAETSQAMVLSALEHEPDAYLTKPFNRSGLAQRLERLVQRKTLLKPILQALDRGKPVEVLNACIALCKQDIRYSPLCLRYRADALRDLNQNEALERLYDSIIADRPQPWAFAGLGKLLFKRGQVTQAKEVYEKALKVFPMMPALYDGMADVLVAGGDTKGAQRVLEEAIRLSPLAVRRQALLGKLAMTNEDFETASKAYRQAVSQGAQSRFKDAESNLGLAHALISKGSEKGLDTRTRLEINTTLSAVAKENPSDPGLQIRARLMKATSLLLNDAETAEKLTEQAMMRLDGMEQFMSAEAALLVAKQLQMLGQASAGASMLKNCAEIYGDDPTVMQGIAKLTDDPTILNAGNAAADLNRQGVRVYKTGNLVEARDVFRKALALQPKNISIALNMAQSLLHGTDTSVPSAELEECRACLKTVGLMPDTDARFSRYQKLRSKAFGE; from the coding sequence ATGCTGTCGTATCACCAAAAGAGTTTTCTGATCGTCGATGATTTCTCGGATTTCCGCAGTTCCGTCAGGTCCATGCTGCGGGAGCTGGGCATCAAGGATGTCGACACCGCTGATACCGGTGAGCAGGCGCTGCGCATGTGCGCGCAGAAGTCTTACGATTTTATCCTGCAGGATTTTCACCTGGGCGATGGCAAGAAGAACGGTCAGCAGGTGCTCGAAGACCTGATGATCGAGAAGCTGATCAGCCATGAAAGCGTGTTTGTCATGGTCACGGCCGAGACCAGTCAGGCAATGGTGCTCAGTGCCCTGGAGCACGAGCCCGATGCGTACCTGACCAAGCCGTTCAATCGTTCGGGCCTGGCCCAGCGACTGGAGCGACTGGTGCAGCGCAAGACGTTGCTCAAGCCGATCCTGCAGGCACTCGACCGCGGTAAACCGGTCGAAGTGCTCAACGCCTGTATCGCCTTGTGCAAGCAGGACATCCGCTATTCGCCGCTGTGCCTGCGTTATCGCGCCGATGCCCTGCGTGATCTGAATCAGAACGAGGCGCTGGAGCGTCTCTACGACAGCATCATCGCGGATCGTCCGCAGCCTTGGGCGTTTGCCGGGCTGGGCAAGCTGCTGTTCAAGCGCGGCCAGGTCACCCAGGCCAAAGAGGTCTACGAGAAGGCGCTGAAAGTATTCCCGATGATGCCCGCGCTTTATGACGGCATGGCCGATGTGCTGGTTGCCGGAGGCGATACCAAGGGTGCCCAGCGCGTGTTGGAGGAAGCCATTCGCCTGTCGCCACTGGCGGTTCGCCGGCAAGCGTTGCTGGGTAAGCTGGCGATGACCAACGAAGATTTTGAAACCGCCTCCAAAGCTTATCGTCAGGCGGTTTCGCAAGGTGCCCAGTCGCGTTTCAAGGATGCGGAAAGCAACCTGGGGCTGGCCCACGCCTTGATCAGCAAAGGCAGTGAAAAGGGCCTGGATACCCGGACCCGACTCGAAATCAACACGACGCTCAGCGCGGTGGCCAAGGAGAACCCTTCCGACCCCGGTCTGCAGATTCGTGCGCGGCTGATGAAGGCGACCAGCCTGTTGCTCAACGATGCCGAGACCGCCGAGAAGCTCACCGAGCAAGCGATGATGCGCCTCGATGGCATGGAGCAATTCATGAGTGCCGAAGCGGCGCTGTTGGTGGCCAAGCAACTGCAAATGCTCGGTCAGGCCAGCGCGGGTGCTTCGATGCTGAAAAACTGTGCGGAGATCTACGGTGATGACCCGACGGTGATGCAAGGCATTGCCAAGCTGACCGACGACCCGACTATTCTCAATGCCGGTAACGCCGCCGCCGACCTCAACCGTCAAGGCGTGCGCGTTTACAAGACCGGCAACCTGGTGGAAGCGCGGGACGTGTTCCGCAAAGCCCTGGCGCTGCAACCGAAGAACATCAGCATTGCGCTGAACATGGCGCAATCGCTACTGCATGGCACTGACACCAGTGTGCCGTCGGCGGAACTTGAGGAGTGCCGGGCCTGCCTGAAAACGGTTGGCCTGATGCCCGATACCGACGCGCGTTTTTCCCGTTATCAGAAGCTGCGAAGCAAGGCGTTTGGCGAATGA